One Solanum pennellii chromosome 9, SPENNV200 DNA segment encodes these proteins:
- the LOC107029781 gene encoding ethylene receptor 2-like — protein sequence MMKKVVSWLLFLSIVASLWVVDGYIECPCDDSDAFFSMETMLFVQKAGDLGIAVAYFSIPIEIIYFVSCSSFPFKWVLFQFGAFIVLCGLTHFLTFLTHFGKYTFHLILALIVCKLLTALVSMLTAITLMNLIPLLLKAKAREFMLRRKNRELDREVEKIKQQEELGLHVRMLTNEIRKSIDRHTILYTTLVELSKLLSLQNCVIWMPNENRTEMKLTHDTTRENVSSVYNVPIPISDREVKEIKGSDDVKILGAGSRLAAASSRGSCEPESVAAIRIPMLTVSNFRGETREIVSQCYAILVLVQPCGHGRFWLNQEVEIVRAAADQVAVALSHAAVVEESEYIKDRLTEQNQALQKAREEALRASQARSAFQTVMSHRLRRPMHSILGLLSMLQEQKLRDEQQLLVHSIIKSSNVVSTLMDDVIVTSTKENVKFPLEMKHFQLHSLIREAACTAKSLCMYKGYNITIEVEKSFPNKVMGDERRFFQVLLHIIGNLLNGTHGGHLTFKVLSASENDVSWKTPRSNSSNDIVYIKFEICTKFNRSQSEITPATPTYYTEESLSFAVCRKLVHLMQGDIFIIRNLADFDQGMAVIVGFQRQPLIPLGMSEYVESSNPTYPHPVLRGVKVLLADYDDSNRAVTKKMLEKLGCIVTLVSSGYECLGAVGPVVSSLQIILLDLHLPDLDGFEVTMRLRKHRRQTWPLIIGLAAITDEDIRKCLKIGMNGIICKPLLLSGLADELQKVLLHANRGMP from the exons ATGATGAAGAAAGTAGTATCATGGTTGTTGTTTTTATCGATCGTTGCTTCCTTATGGGTTGTTGATGGTTATATTGAATGTCCTTGTGATGATAGTGATGCATTTTTTAGCATGGAAACAATGTTATTTGTTCAAAAAGCCGGTGATCTCGGTATAGCAGTGGCCTATTTTTCCATCCCAATCGAGATCATCTACTTCGTTTCCTGTTCTAGTTTTCCGTTCAAATGGGTGCTCTTTCAATTCGGAGCATTCATTGTACTTTGTGGTTTAACACATTTTCTCACCTTCTTAACTCATTTTGGCAAATACACATTTCACCTTATTCTTGCCCTTATTGTTTGCAAACTACTCACTGCATTAGTCTCGATGCTCACCGCTATAACACTTATGAATCTCATCCCTTTGCTGCTTAAAGCCAAGGCAAGGGAGTTTATGCTGAGACGAAAGAATCGTGAGCTTGATCGAgaagttgaaaaaataaaacaacaagaGGAACTTGGACTGCATGTTAGGATGCTTACCAATGAGATCCGGAAGTCAATTGATCGTCATACAATACTCTACACAACTCTTGTTGAGCTGTCGAAGTTATTGAGTTTGCAGAATTGTGTTATATGGATGCCTAATGAGAACAGAACCGAGATGAAACTGACTCATGATACTACAAGGGAGAATGTTTCCAGTGTGTATAATGTGCCTATCCCGATCAGTGATCGAGAAGTAAAAGAGATCAAGGGGAGTGATGATGTAAAGATACTTGGTGCAGGCTCCCGACTTGCTGCTGCAAGCAGTAGAGGGAGTTGTGAGCCAGAATCTGTGGCTGCTATTAGGATTCCAATGCTGACGGTCTCGAATTTCAGAGGTGAAACTCGTGAGATTGTCTCGCAATGTTATGCTATCCTTGTTTTGGTTCAACCTTGTGGACATGGTAGGTTTTGGCTTAACCAGGAAGTTGAGATAGTCAGGGCTGCAGCCGATCAAGTTGCTGTGGCGTTGTCCCATGCTGCAGTGGTTGAAGAATCCGAGTATATCAAAGACAGGTTGACGGAACAGAATCAAGCACTGCAGAAAGCAAGAGAGGAAGCTCTTAGAGCAAGTCAAGCTAGGAGTGCATTTCAGACGGTTATGAGCCATCGATTGAGAAGACCAATGCACTCAATTTTGGGTCTGCTCTCGATGTTGCAGGAACAGAAGTTACGAGATGAACAACAGCTTCTTGTGCATTCTATAATCAAATCCAGCAATGTTGTCTCCACCCTGATGGATGATGTGATAGTTACTTCGACCAAGGAGAACGTAAAATTCCCATTGGAAATGAAGCATTTTCAGCTACATTCCTTGATACGAGAAGCTGCTTGTACCGCCAAATCTTTGTGTATGTATAAGGGTTACAACATCACCATTGAGGTCGAAAAATCATTTCCTAATAAAGTCATGGGAGACGAAAGAAGATTTTTTCAAGTTTTGCTTCATATAATTGGAAATCTTTTGAATGGCACCCACGGAGGACATCTTACCTTCAAAGTTCTCTCAgcaagtgaaaatgatgtaagtTGGAAAACACCGAGATCGAACTCATCCAATGACATTGTCTATATCAAGTTCGAGATCTGCACAAAATTTAATCGATCTCAGTCAGAGATCACCCCTGCTACTCCAACATACTACACTGAGGAGAGTTTAAGCTTTGCTGTTTGCAGGAAGTTGGTTCAT TTGATGCAAGGAGACATCTTTATAATCCGAAATTTAGCAGATTTTGATCAAGGCATGGCTGTGATTGTCGGATTCCAAAGGCAGCCGTTAATTCCCTTAGGCATGTCCGAATATGTGGAGTCTTCTAATCCCACATATCCACATCCTGTTTTACGTGGTGTGAAAGTTCTGTTAGCTGACTATGATGATTCGAATAGAGCTGTAACAAAGAAGATGCTCGAGAAATTGGGATGCATCGTTACTTTAGTTTCATCTGGATATGAATGCCTCGGTGCTGTTGGCCCCGTTGTGTCCTCGTTACAAATTATACTTTTGGATCTTCATCTGCCTGATTTAGATGGCTTTGAAGTTACCATGAGACTTCGAAAGCATAGAAGACAGACCTGGCCTTTGATCATCGGTTTAGCTGCAATTACTGATGAAGATATCAGAAAATGCCTCAAGATCGGAATGAATGGTATCATCTGTAAACCATTGCTCTTATCAGGACTCGCCGATGAGCTTCAGAAGGTTCTGCTTCATGCAAACAGAGGAATGCCATGA